The following proteins are encoded in a genomic region of Leifsonia psychrotolerans:
- a CDS encoding 2-phosphosulfolactate phosphatase — MNDAQPQQTYQVRFDWGTAGFQALAAEADVIVIADALPPTTEHGAHFSGRLSGRTDAESAVILPATLNNRTAVAEWVLARQAEKGARFSVVVIAAGERRADGALRFAVEDLFVAGAVIDALSTLGIDHCSPEAAAASASFVGLQRALRHLISASETGMALASQGRQSEIQRASQIDGSTEVAAAEEFHFLA, encoded by the coding sequence GTGAACGATGCACAGCCTCAGCAGACCTACCAGGTTCGATTCGACTGGGGAACCGCCGGGTTTCAGGCACTCGCCGCCGAGGCGGACGTGATCGTCATCGCCGATGCGCTTCCGCCGACGACCGAGCACGGCGCACACTTCTCGGGTCGGCTCTCGGGTCGCACGGATGCCGAGTCCGCGGTGATCCTTCCGGCCACGCTCAACAACCGCACGGCCGTTGCCGAGTGGGTGCTCGCCCGTCAGGCCGAGAAGGGCGCCCGCTTCTCGGTGGTTGTGATCGCGGCGGGGGAGCGTCGAGCCGATGGGGCCCTGCGCTTCGCGGTCGAGGATCTCTTCGTCGCCGGCGCCGTGATCGACGCGCTCTCCACCCTCGGAATCGACCATTGCTCGCCGGAAGCGGCCGCGGCATCCGCCAGTTTTGTCGGCCTACAGCGTGCGCTACGGCACCTGATCAGCGCCTCCGAAACCGGAATGGCACTGGCCAGCCAAGGCCGGCAGAGCGAGATACAACGCGCGAGCCAGATCGATGGCTCGACCGAGGTCGCAGCGGCCGAGGAGTTCCACTTCCTGGCCTGA
- a CDS encoding SprT-like domain-containing protein, producing MADLERVRIWADALIRLHLDPSWSFGFDNAKKRAGLCNFTDRKLTVSRYLAARYDDDEIHQILLHEVAHALAGPRAGHGPKWRNLANSLGYEGKRTHDGEIADELAPWVGVCPAGHAHYRYRQPTRPLACGLCGRSFNRAHLITWTRREITAAVRRRAAASAGL from the coding sequence ATGGCCGATCTGGAGCGGGTTCGCATCTGGGCGGATGCGCTCATCCGGTTGCACCTCGACCCCAGTTGGTCGTTTGGTTTCGACAACGCCAAGAAACGCGCCGGCCTCTGCAACTTCACCGACCGCAAGCTCACGGTGTCCCGCTACCTGGCGGCACGCTATGACGACGACGAAATTCACCAAATCCTGCTGCATGAGGTGGCCCACGCGCTGGCCGGCCCCCGTGCCGGGCACGGTCCGAAGTGGAGGAACCTGGCGAACTCGCTCGGCTACGAGGGCAAGCGCACCCACGACGGCGAGATCGCCGACGAATTGGCCCCGTGGGTGGGGGTGTGCCCCGCCGGTCACGCCCATTACCGGTACCGCCAGCCGACACGCCCGCTGGCGTGCGGGCTCTGCGGCCGATCATTCAATCGGGCGCATTTGATTACCTGGACACGGCGTGAGATCACCGCCGCGGTCCGGCGTCGAGCGGCGGCTTCGGCCGGACTGTAG
- a CDS encoding DNA-directed RNA polymerase subunit beta, whose amino-acid sequence MAAARNATTNSPKNGRSAGRLSFAKITDTLTVPDLLALQTESFDWLVGNDAWKQRVTEAQAQGRQDLPTRTGLDEIFEEISPIEDLSETMQLSFTNPELEPEKYTIDECKEKGKTYSAPLYVNAEFMNHLTGEIKTQTVFMGDFPLMTPKGTFVINGTERVVVSQLVRSPGVYFDRQQEKTSDKDIYSARVIPSRGAWLEFEIDKRDQVGVRIDRKRKQSVTVFLKALGLTSEEILEEFKGFASIELTLEKDNILTKEEALKDIYRKLRPGEQVAAEAARALLDNFFFNSKRYDLAKVGRYKINRKLGLEAPLTDSVLTLQDILATIKYLVALHDNQTTIAGVREGKAVDIRIDVDDIDHFGNRRIRAVGELIQNQVRTGLSRMERVVRERMTTQDIEAITPQTLINVRPVVAAIKEFFGTSQLSQFMDQNNPLAGLTHKRRLSALGPGGLSRDRAGVEVRDVHPSHYGRMCPIETPEGPNIGLIGSLASFARINAFGFIETPYRRVVDGVVTATIDYLTASEEDEYIVAQANAPLTKDARFAEDRVLARKKGGEVDLFPHDEIGYMDVSPRQMVSVATSLIPFLEHDDANRALMGANMQRQAVPLLRSDSPLVGTGMEGFAAIDAGDVLTADKSGVVMEVSADVVTIQLDEGGTQDYYLRKFARSNQGTSYNHRVLVNAGERIEAGEVIADGPATDNGELALGKNLLVAFMPWEGHNFEDAIILSQNLVKDDVLSSIHIEEYEVDARDTKLGKEEITRDLPNVSPDLLADLDERGIIRIGAEVRPGDILVGKVTPKGETELSAEERLLRAIFNEKSREVRDTSLKVPHGERGTIIGVKVFDSQDGDDELGSGVNQRVVVFIAQKRKITEGDKLAGRHGNKGVISKILPVEDMPFLADGTPVDIILNPLGIPGRMNFGQVLETHLGWIAKQGWQVEGKPKWAGRLPEAAHSAAPNTKVATPVFDGALEEEIAGLLDSTIPTRDGDRLIDSTGKTQLFDGRSGEPYPRPISVGYMYILKLHHLVDDKIHARSTGPYSMITQQPLGGKAQFGGQRFGEMEVWALEAYGAAYALQELLTIKSDDILGRVKVYEAIVKGENIQEPGIPESFKVLIKEMQSLCLNVEVLSADGTAVSLRDTDDEVFRAAEELGINISTRFESSSIDDI is encoded by the coding sequence TTGGCTGCTGCGCGCAACGCAACCACCAATTCACCCAAGAACGGCCGCTCTGCGGGGCGTCTTTCGTTCGCAAAGATCACCGATACTCTCACTGTTCCGGATCTGCTCGCTTTGCAGACCGAGAGCTTTGACTGGCTCGTCGGGAACGACGCCTGGAAACAGCGCGTCACCGAAGCGCAGGCTCAGGGTCGTCAAGACCTGCCGACGCGCACCGGCCTCGACGAGATCTTCGAAGAGATCAGCCCGATCGAAGACCTCAGCGAAACCATGCAGCTGTCCTTCACCAACCCGGAGCTCGAGCCGGAGAAGTACACCATTGACGAGTGCAAGGAAAAGGGTAAGACCTACTCCGCACCGCTCTACGTGAACGCTGAGTTCATGAACCACCTCACCGGTGAGATCAAGACTCAGACCGTATTCATGGGTGACTTCCCGCTGATGACCCCCAAGGGCACCTTCGTGATCAACGGCACCGAGCGTGTCGTCGTCTCGCAGCTCGTGCGCTCGCCGGGTGTCTACTTCGACCGCCAGCAGGAGAAGACGTCTGACAAGGACATCTACTCTGCTCGCGTCATCCCGAGCCGTGGTGCCTGGCTTGAGTTCGAGATCGACAAGCGCGACCAGGTTGGCGTGCGCATCGACCGCAAGCGCAAGCAGTCCGTCACGGTCTTCCTGAAGGCCCTCGGCCTCACCAGCGAAGAGATCCTTGAAGAGTTCAAGGGCTTTGCGTCCATCGAGCTCACCCTTGAGAAGGACAACATCCTCACCAAGGAAGAAGCCCTCAAGGACATCTACCGTAAGCTCCGTCCGGGCGAGCAGGTTGCTGCTGAAGCTGCCCGCGCTCTGCTCGACAACTTCTTCTTCAACTCCAAGCGCTACGACCTGGCCAAGGTTGGTCGTTACAAGATCAACCGCAAGCTGGGCCTCGAGGCGCCGCTGACCGACTCCGTGCTGACGCTCCAGGACATCCTGGCCACGATCAAGTACCTGGTTGCTCTGCACGACAACCAGACCACGATTGCCGGCGTCCGTGAGGGCAAGGCCGTCGATATCCGTATCGACGTCGACGACATCGACCACTTCGGCAACCGTCGTATCCGCGCCGTTGGTGAACTCATTCAGAACCAGGTTCGCACCGGTTTGTCCCGCATGGAGCGCGTCGTTCGCGAGCGCATGACCACGCAGGACATCGAGGCGATCACCCCGCAGACCCTGATCAACGTGCGCCCCGTCGTCGCCGCGATCAAGGAGTTCTTCGGTACCTCGCAGCTGTCGCAGTTCATGGACCAGAACAACCCCCTCGCGGGTCTGACGCACAAGCGTCGTCTCTCCGCGCTGGGCCCGGGTGGTCTGTCCCGTGACCGCGCAGGCGTCGAGGTGCGAGACGTTCACCCCTCGCACTACGGCCGCATGTGCCCCATTGAAACCCCTGAAGGCCCCAACATCGGTCTGATCGGTTCGCTCGCCTCGTTCGCACGCATCAACGCGTTCGGATTCATCGAGACGCCGTACCGTCGCGTTGTCGACGGCGTCGTCACCGCGACGATCGACTACCTCACGGCCAGCGAAGAAGACGAGTACATCGTCGCGCAGGCCAACGCCCCGCTGACCAAGGACGCGCGCTTCGCTGAAGACCGCGTTCTGGCTCGCAAGAAGGGCGGAGAGGTCGACCTCTTCCCGCACGACGAGATCGGCTACATGGATGTCTCGCCGCGCCAGATGGTGTCGGTTGCGACCTCGCTCATCCCCTTCCTCGAGCACGACGACGCGAACCGCGCACTCATGGGTGCCAACATGCAGCGTCAGGCCGTTCCGCTTCTGCGGAGCGACTCCCCGTTGGTCGGTACCGGTATGGAGGGCTTCGCGGCTATCGACGCCGGCGATGTTCTCACCGCCGACAAGTCCGGTGTCGTCATGGAGGTCTCGGCTGACGTCGTCACCATCCAGCTCGATGAGGGTGGAACGCAGGACTACTACCTGCGCAAATTCGCCCGCTCCAACCAGGGAACCAGCTACAACCACCGCGTTCTTGTCAACGCCGGTGAGCGTATCGAAGCCGGCGAGGTCATCGCCGACGGTCCCGCCACCGACAACGGTGAACTCGCACTCGGAAAGAACCTCCTCGTGGCATTCATGCCGTGGGAAGGACACAACTTCGAGGACGCGATCATCCTGAGCCAGAACCTGGTGAAGGACGACGTTCTCTCGTCGATTCACATCGAAGAGTACGAAGTTGACGCGCGCGACACCAAGCTCGGCAAGGAAGAGATCACTCGCGACCTGCCGAACGTTTCGCCGGATCTGCTTGCAGACCTCGACGAGCGTGGCATCATCCGCATCGGTGCAGAGGTTCGCCCCGGCGACATCCTCGTCGGCAAGGTCACACCCAAGGGTGAGACCGAGCTGTCCGCTGAAGAGCGTTTGCTCCGCGCGATCTTCAACGAGAAGAGCCGCGAAGTTCGCGACACGAGCCTGAAGGTTCCCCACGGTGAGCGCGGCACCATCATCGGTGTCAAGGTCTTCGATTCGCAGGATGGCGACGACGAGCTCGGCTCGGGCGTCAACCAGCGCGTTGTGGTCTTCATCGCTCAGAAGCGCAAGATCACCGAGGGCGACAAGCTCGCCGGCCGTCACGGCAACAAGGGTGTCATCTCGAAGATTCTGCCTGTCGAAGACATGCCGTTCCTCGCCGATGGAACCCCGGTTGACATCATCCTGAACCCGCTCGGTATTCCGGGTCGAATGAACTTCGGTCAGGTGCTCGAAACCCACCTCGGCTGGATCGCCAAGCAGGGCTGGCAGGTCGAGGGCAAGCCCAAGTGGGCCGGCCGTCTTCCCGAAGCCGCGCACAGCGCCGCCCCGAACACCAAGGTTGCGACTCCGGTCTTCGACGGTGCCCTCGAGGAGGAAATCGCCGGTCTTCTCGACTCGACGATCCCGACTCGTGACGGCGACCGCCTGATCGACTCCACGGGTAAGACGCAGCTGTTCGACGGCCGTTCCGGCGAGCCGTACCCGCGTCCGATCTCGGTCGGCTACATGTACATCCTGAAGCTGCACCACCTCGTCGACGACAAGATCCACGCGCGTTCGACGGGACCGTACTCCATGATCACGCAGCAGCCGCTGGGTGGTAAGGCGCAGTTCGGTGGGCAGCGATTCGGTGAGATGGAGGTGTGGGCGCTCGAAGCATACGGCGCCGCATACGCACTCCAGGAACTCCTCACGATCAAGTCGGATGACATCCTCGGCCGCGTCAAGGTATATGAAGCGATCGTCAAGGGCGAGAACATTCAGGAGCCCGGTATTCCGGAGAGCTTCAAGGTTCTGATCAAGGAAATGCAGTCGCTCTGCTTGAACGTCGAGGTTCTCTCGGCCGATGGCACCGCAGTGAGCCTGCGCGACACGGATGACGAAGTCTTCCGTGCTGCTGAGGAACTCGGCATCAACATTTCCACCCGGTTTGAGTCGTCGTCGATCGACGACATCTAA
- a CDS encoding spermidine synthase — translation MSRSEQQHPSITLKLSGHTAVIEPDRFTPGSFQLVVDGTPQSHVNIDNPGELFFEYIQRIGHVIDLLGEPGEPITAVHLGAGALTLPRYVEATRPGSRQQVVELESDLIDFVRAELPWDKRAQLRVRHGDAREVLGKLPAGLHGSVDLVVVDIFSGARTPAHVTSREFYELAAPLLSPRGVLVVNVADGPGLAFARGQAATLSAVFGHVIGLAETQVLKGRRFGNIVFVAAHTPIDLDWIPRLMAGGPHPAKAIEGTEFAQFMANASVATDATATPSPLPGRTVFQIGR, via the coding sequence ATGAGCAGGAGCGAGCAGCAGCATCCGTCGATCACACTGAAGCTGAGTGGACACACGGCCGTCATCGAACCGGATCGATTCACTCCGGGCAGCTTTCAATTGGTCGTCGACGGCACACCGCAGTCGCACGTCAACATCGACAACCCGGGCGAGTTGTTCTTCGAATACATCCAGCGTATTGGGCATGTGATCGATCTGCTCGGCGAACCCGGCGAGCCCATCACCGCCGTGCACCTGGGCGCCGGCGCGCTCACCCTCCCCCGCTACGTCGAGGCGACCCGGCCCGGTTCCCGCCAGCAGGTCGTCGAGCTCGAAAGTGACCTGATCGATTTCGTGCGCGCCGAACTGCCCTGGGACAAACGAGCCCAGTTGCGCGTGCGCCACGGCGATGCGCGTGAGGTGCTTGGCAAGCTGCCTGCCGGGCTCCACGGTTCGGTCGATTTGGTGGTCGTCGACATTTTCTCCGGAGCCCGCACACCGGCCCACGTAACAAGCCGGGAGTTTTACGAACTGGCCGCGCCACTGTTGTCGCCGCGCGGCGTTCTGGTGGTCAATGTTGCCGACGGTCCGGGGCTCGCCTTCGCGCGCGGACAAGCTGCGACACTGTCCGCTGTGTTCGGGCACGTCATCGGGCTGGCCGAGACACAGGTACTCAAGGGGCGCCGGTTCGGGAACATCGTCTTCGTGGCAGCCCACACCCCGATTGATCTCGACTGGATTCCGCGACTGATGGCCGGTGGACCCCATCCGGCGAAGGCGATCGAAGGCACCGAGTTCGCGCAGTTCATGGCGAACGCCTCTGTCGCAACGGATGCCACGGCCACGCCGTCCCCCTTGCCGGGGCGCACGGTCTTTCAGATCGGCCGCTGA
- a CDS encoding CGNR zinc finger domain-containing protein has protein sequence MTVAPPEPARTSQTGQWFDSGDGQRWWFDSGSIALDFAYSGVVGTSGSRETFHTSDDLAMWLNERFSPGVQTQERDLIDALALREAIARLAVAAAGDHEADGQDIDIVNLFAATPDIPPALSGGSRQAGRTSPRAGQALSTLARTAVDLFGPGTAGRIRFCSADDCAILYLDSSRSANRRWCSMQRCGNRAKVRAFRERTTSATTGPVTSGRHAQEGSVSV, from the coding sequence ATGACCGTCGCCCCGCCTGAACCCGCTCGAACCTCACAGACGGGGCAGTGGTTCGATTCCGGCGACGGCCAGCGCTGGTGGTTCGACTCCGGCTCGATCGCCCTGGACTTCGCCTATTCCGGCGTGGTCGGCACGAGTGGCAGCCGGGAAACCTTCCACACCTCTGACGACCTCGCGATGTGGCTGAACGAGCGATTCTCCCCCGGTGTGCAGACGCAGGAACGTGATCTGATTGACGCCCTCGCCCTGCGCGAGGCCATCGCCCGGCTGGCCGTTGCCGCCGCAGGCGACCACGAAGCCGACGGCCAAGACATTGATATCGTGAACCTCTTTGCCGCCACCCCCGACATTCCGCCGGCCCTCAGCGGCGGTTCTCGTCAGGCCGGTCGCACCTCGCCGCGAGCGGGCCAGGCCCTGTCGACGCTCGCGCGCACGGCCGTCGACCTGTTCGGTCCGGGCACCGCTGGGCGCATCCGCTTCTGCTCGGCCGATGACTGCGCGATCCTTTATCTGGACAGCTCCCGCTCGGCGAACCGCCGCTGGTGCTCGATGCAGCGCTGCGGCAACCGGGCTAAAGTACGTGCGTTCCGTGAGCGCACCACGTCGGCCACGACGGGTCCCGTGACATCGGGTCGTCATGCGCAGGAGGGTTCCGTTTCAGTCTGA
- a CDS encoding PQQ-dependent sugar dehydrogenase, with product MNTPALRRVARLSASAAGVVVSMLALSGCVVAPPLPPVPSELPVVTAPATPMPSTSPLYVPVHPVGDPIALAHSLKAPWSIVQLPSGGTLISERDTTVVREMLADKTVRQAGIVAAADPAGEGGLLGLAFLADASDAAGGTGWVYAFLTSSTDNRIERMPLLGSAGSYGLGPPEVVLTGIPKAAHHNGGRIAFGPDGLLYATTGDAGILSNAQNKASLGGKILRMTATGGVPSGNPFDTLVYSYGHRNPQGIAWDAAGQLWASEFGQNKWDELNRIVAGGNYGWPTVEGKSDDSDFINPFAEWPTDVASPSGIAIVGETLFLASLKGERLRSVDLSTGTTTDWFVHGFGRLRDVVTGPTGTLWFVTNNTDGRGQPRPGDDRLLQVQVAP from the coding sequence GTGAACACGCCAGCGCTCCGTCGCGTCGCTCGACTCTCGGCATCTGCCGCAGGCGTTGTCGTCTCGATGCTCGCGCTCAGCGGTTGCGTCGTCGCCCCTCCTCTGCCGCCCGTGCCGAGTGAACTGCCGGTGGTAACGGCTCCCGCCACGCCGATGCCGTCGACGTCACCCCTGTATGTGCCCGTGCATCCCGTCGGCGACCCGATCGCCCTGGCGCACTCCCTCAAGGCCCCCTGGTCAATCGTGCAGCTGCCCTCGGGCGGCACACTGATCAGCGAGCGCGACACCACCGTCGTGAGAGAAATGTTGGCCGATAAAACGGTGCGCCAGGCGGGGATCGTCGCCGCGGCCGACCCGGCCGGGGAGGGAGGGCTGCTCGGACTCGCCTTCCTGGCCGACGCGTCCGACGCCGCCGGTGGAACCGGCTGGGTGTACGCCTTCCTCACGTCGAGCACCGATAACCGCATCGAACGGATGCCGCTCCTGGGGAGCGCGGGCAGCTACGGCCTCGGCCCGCCCGAGGTCGTGCTCACCGGCATCCCGAAGGCCGCACACCACAACGGGGGCCGGATCGCCTTCGGTCCGGACGGCCTGCTTTACGCCACGACCGGTGATGCCGGCATCCTTTCCAACGCGCAGAACAAAGCATCGCTCGGAGGCAAGATTCTGCGCATGACTGCGACAGGTGGGGTTCCGTCCGGCAATCCGTTCGACACCCTGGTCTACTCCTACGGCCACCGCAATCCGCAGGGGATCGCCTGGGATGCAGCGGGCCAATTGTGGGCGAGTGAGTTCGGGCAGAACAAATGGGATGAGCTCAACCGCATCGTCGCCGGCGGTAATTACGGCTGGCCGACGGTCGAAGGAAAATCAGACGATTCAGATTTCATCAACCCGTTCGCGGAATGGCCGACCGACGTGGCCAGTCCGAGCGGCATCGCCATCGTCGGCGAGACACTCTTCCTGGCCAGCCTGAAAGGGGAACGCCTCCGGAGCGTCGATCTTTCCACAGGCACGACAACGGACTGGTTTGTGCACGGCTTCGGCCGCCTCCGCGACGTCGTGACCGGCCCGACTGGCACACTGTGGTTCGTGACAAACAACACTGACGGCCGCGGCCAACCCCGCCCCGGCGACGACCGCCTGCTCCAAGTGCAGGTGGCTCCCTAA